In Stieleria varia, one genomic interval encodes:
- a CDS encoding sodium:solute symporter family protein — protein MEIEPSLKWLLGVCIVIYLIVMYVLGVIAGRKIHDVDDFLVAGRKLPLSLAWMTLLATWFGAGTMLTAADEVRAGGLQRAALDPLGAGTCLILAALFVAGPMWRMNLLTVPDFFRRKFGPTAELISSLIMVPSYFGWIAAQFTALAAVLNLFFDIPLVWGIALVAIVGTGYTLMGGMWSVTMTDAVQISLVLIGLLVLGTVVLSELGGGSPWGGLMRVGQETDPQRLVLIPRSSLSELVGWLGVFVIGALGNLPGQDLMQRVFSSNSQRTAKRACFVAGVMYLLFGAIPLLLALAGNLIFPGDAELNILPALAHSFLHPVVAVIFVVALLSAILSTIDSAILSPASVLAQNLFPRCGDFDPLRSNRFAVLLVSVCSVVLAYVGESAYELLEEAYLLTLVGLFVPMMIGLYSIPKNSAAAIASMLVGTGLWAIHFVMGWESFLQPWTTMTVPLSIAATLGALLAYAAFDPPWRTVWARTNA, from the coding sequence ATGGAAATCGAACCATCACTGAAGTGGTTGCTGGGCGTCTGTATCGTCATCTATCTCATCGTGATGTACGTGCTGGGCGTCATTGCCGGGCGAAAAATTCACGACGTCGATGATTTTCTCGTTGCCGGGCGCAAATTGCCGCTCTCTCTGGCGTGGATGACGCTGCTGGCAACTTGGTTTGGAGCCGGCACGATGCTGACGGCGGCGGATGAAGTAAGAGCGGGAGGATTGCAACGCGCGGCGCTGGACCCATTGGGAGCTGGTACGTGCTTGATTCTGGCGGCACTCTTTGTCGCCGGACCGATGTGGCGAATGAACTTGTTGACCGTGCCGGATTTCTTTCGACGAAAATTTGGTCCCACTGCTGAGTTGATTTCGTCGCTAATCATGGTCCCCAGTTACTTTGGCTGGATCGCCGCTCAGTTCACCGCGTTGGCTGCCGTGTTGAACCTGTTCTTTGATATTCCGCTGGTATGGGGAATCGCTTTGGTCGCGATCGTCGGCACCGGCTACACATTGATGGGCGGCATGTGGTCCGTCACCATGACGGACGCGGTTCAGATCTCGCTCGTGCTGATCGGATTATTGGTCCTGGGGACCGTCGTGCTGAGTGAGTTGGGCGGCGGCAGCCCGTGGGGCGGATTGATGCGTGTCGGGCAAGAAACTGATCCGCAGCGTTTGGTTTTGATTCCCCGTTCTTCGCTGAGTGAGTTAGTGGGTTGGCTGGGCGTCTTTGTCATTGGTGCATTGGGAAATTTGCCAGGGCAAGATCTGATGCAACGCGTGTTCTCATCGAACTCCCAGCGTACCGCCAAGCGAGCATGCTTCGTCGCGGGCGTCATGTACTTGCTGTTCGGAGCGATCCCGCTGTTGCTCGCGTTGGCAGGAAATCTGATTTTTCCTGGTGACGCGGAGTTGAACATCCTGCCCGCACTGGCGCATTCGTTTTTACACCCCGTCGTCGCGGTGATCTTTGTCGTTGCGTTGCTCTCGGCGATCCTGTCCACGATTGACAGCGCGATCCTCTCCCCAGCGAGCGTCTTGGCGCAGAATCTGTTTCCCCGATGCGGTGATTTTGATCCTCTGCGCAGCAATCGATTCGCCGTGTTGCTGGTCTCGGTGTGCAGCGTCGTGCTGGCGTATGTGGGAGAGAGTGCGTATGAGTTGCTGGAGGAAGCCTATCTGCTAACGCTCGTGGGTCTGTTTGTCCCCATGATGATCGGACTGTACAGCATCCCCAAGAACTCTGCCGCTGCCATCGCCAGCATGTTGGTCGGTACGGGACTATGGGCCATCCATTTCGTGATGGGCTGGGAATCCTTCTTGCAACCTTGGACGACGATGACGGTACCGCTTTCGATCGCGGCTACTCTCGGTGCGTTGCTCGCATATGCCGCATTCGATCCTCCCTGGCGAACGGTTTGGGCACGTACGAACGCTTGA
- a CDS encoding gamma-glutamyl-gamma-aminobutyrate hydrolase family protein (Members of this family of hydrolases with an active site Cys residue belong to MEROPS family C26.), protein MKRLSVSLLVGILAALWITMGTGLHTSYCLLSAQDTRPDKLSQQKSESAETRKPLIGIASLAGETYLHAIRSSGGIPVVLPCTDSNEIRINGYLEQLDGLLMPGGPDIPPSEYGEQPHPTVNLLGDDRYRFEKSLLDAWVNRSDKPLLGICLGSQWINVSHGGSLHQDIPSAFNVNHRGVTHMVRLEPDSRLANIFGETRFEVNSFHHQAVARLGNGLRIVAKSPDGIVEATESTDPNRFLLGVQWHPEKMPESDLQRKLFTAFIDACVTNAEKQPSSNPLIHVETGELPIILSAPHGGRNSIPDVPERLGVGSKKFVNVADSNTDRLTEKLADELQRQLGKRPYVVIARFHRKYLDVNRRAQWAYESDNARLAYDAYHQAISDARREIIERWGHGLLLDIHGQAADPVAIFRGTQNGKTTRNLTSRFGEQALIGETSLFGQLAKTGLTIVPEVDSTEREHDAFDGGYIVVTHGSQEEGSVDAIQLELGGRLRTKSMLEPTAEKLATAITAFATDYLPKSPLSEKVTEAVD, encoded by the coding sequence ATGAAGCGTCTATCCGTCTCTCTGCTCGTTGGTATCCTGGCAGCCCTGTGGATAACCATGGGCACGGGCCTCCACACATCGTATTGCCTCCTGTCAGCCCAGGACACGCGGCCTGACAAACTCTCGCAACAGAAAAGCGAGTCAGCGGAGACACGCAAGCCACTGATCGGAATCGCCAGCCTTGCCGGTGAAACCTACCTTCACGCGATCCGCAGTTCAGGCGGCATCCCGGTCGTACTGCCCTGCACGGACAGCAATGAAATCCGAATCAACGGCTACCTGGAGCAACTCGACGGCTTGCTGATGCCAGGCGGTCCCGACATTCCACCGTCAGAGTACGGTGAGCAGCCGCACCCGACGGTGAACCTACTGGGCGATGATCGATACAGATTCGAAAAATCGCTTCTCGACGCGTGGGTGAATCGATCGGACAAACCTTTGCTCGGCATCTGTCTTGGCAGCCAATGGATCAATGTTTCTCACGGCGGCTCGCTTCACCAAGACATCCCGTCAGCCTTCAATGTGAATCATCGCGGTGTGACTCACATGGTGCGCCTCGAACCGGACTCGCGACTGGCCAACATCTTTGGCGAAACACGATTCGAAGTGAACTCGTTTCACCATCAGGCTGTCGCTCGGCTGGGCAATGGTCTGCGGATTGTCGCAAAAAGTCCCGATGGTATTGTGGAAGCAACTGAATCCACCGATCCCAACCGCTTTCTACTGGGCGTTCAATGGCATCCGGAGAAAATGCCCGAGAGCGATTTGCAGAGAAAATTGTTCACGGCATTCATTGATGCGTGTGTGACAAACGCGGAAAAGCAACCGTCCAGCAATCCGCTCATCCATGTCGAAACCGGAGAGTTGCCCATCATCCTGTCGGCACCCCACGGCGGACGAAATAGCATCCCAGACGTTCCCGAACGTCTCGGTGTCGGGTCAAAAAAGTTTGTCAATGTCGCGGATTCGAACACGGATCGACTGACCGAGAAACTCGCCGACGAACTGCAACGCCAACTCGGCAAACGACCGTATGTCGTCATTGCCCGATTTCATCGCAAGTATCTCGACGTCAATCGGCGCGCTCAGTGGGCATATGAATCCGATAATGCACGTCTCGCATACGACGCCTATCATCAAGCGATTTCGGACGCTCGTCGAGAGATCATCGAGCGTTGGGGACACGGGCTGCTGTTGGACATTCATGGACAAGCAGCCGATCCCGTCGCGATCTTTCGCGGTACACAAAACGGTAAAACCACTCGCAATCTGACAAGCCGATTTGGCGAACAGGCATTGATCGGCGAGACAAGTTTGTTCGGCCAGTTGGCGAAGACCGGATTGACGATCGTCCCTGAAGTCGACTCGACCGAACGGGAGCACGATGCATTCGACGGTGGCTACATCGTGGTCACTCACGGCAGCCAAGAAGAAGGCAGTGTGGACGCAATTCAATTGGAACTCGGTGGTAGACTCCGAACCAAATCCATGCTCGAGCCGACCGCCGAAAAGTTGGCAACTGCGATCACCGCATTTGCCACCGACTATCTCCCCAAGTCACCTTTGTCAGAAAAAGTCACAGAGGCTGTTGATTGA
- a CDS encoding cysteine peptidase family C39 domain-containing protein yields the protein MTFELLFAVTAIGVLGVLSYIAGRHLGATVAKGRPWLFVETLGLSLLFAWTMAHDLVWASALPVADIVCWSNVLPILLAFTAGLASRTPGLRGPFRAAAVGLFVLMALGHLVTPVARPVLWPIPDVQCEGWSNGVCLQSHEATCAAAAAASLLSRHEIISDEREMIDQCLTSLHGTSPLGLYRGLSTVADKHDHVAKVANADPLMWSENKQLPNVALITLAHGETQRGVTQLLGPRGEGHAVVVLAREDGQWVIGDPAIGLLRWSDEQFRSRFTGDAVFLSRR from the coding sequence ATGACCTTTGAGTTGCTCTTTGCGGTCACCGCGATCGGAGTGCTCGGGGTCTTGAGTTACATCGCTGGCAGGCACCTGGGAGCCACGGTCGCGAAAGGGAGACCATGGCTGTTTGTCGAGACGCTCGGCCTGTCCCTGCTCTTTGCGTGGACGATGGCTCATGATTTGGTCTGGGCGAGTGCGTTGCCCGTCGCGGACATCGTTTGCTGGTCCAACGTTTTGCCAATTCTGCTTGCGTTCACCGCTGGACTTGCCAGTCGCACGCCGGGACTTCGTGGTCCGTTTCGTGCCGCAGCGGTAGGGTTGTTTGTGCTGATGGCACTGGGGCATCTGGTCACGCCTGTTGCACGCCCGGTTCTTTGGCCGATTCCTGACGTTCAGTGCGAAGGCTGGAGCAATGGTGTTTGTCTGCAGAGCCACGAAGCAACGTGCGCTGCTGCGGCAGCCGCGTCGTTGCTCAGTCGCCACGAAATTATCAGCGACGAACGAGAGATGATCGACCAATGCCTGACCAGCCTGCATGGAACCTCCCCACTGGGGCTCTATCGTGGTTTGTCGACGGTTGCCGACAAACATGATCACGTGGCCAAAGTCGCCAATGCGGATCCGCTGATGTGGTCGGAAAACAAACAACTGCCCAATGTCGCATTGATCACGCTGGCTCATGGCGAAACACAGCGAGGCGTTACCCAGTTGCTGGGGCCGCGTGGCGAAGGGCACGCGGTGGTGGTGCTCGCTCGCGAGGATGGCCAATGGGTCATCGGAGATCCCGCGATCGGATTGCTGCGATGGAGCGATGAACAGTTCCGCAGTCGCTTTACCGGTGACGCTGTCTTTCTGTCGCGGCGATGA